From the genome of Podospora bellae-mahoneyi strain CBS 112042 chromosome 2, whole genome shotgun sequence:
cacctccgtcGCCATCGCCGTCTTTTTAGATCATCGTGATTCCATGTCCGTCGTGTCATTCATCTGCAGTTGCCCCAATGTGCCTCgctcttctttccctcccatctctctctctttcttcttcgtAGCAAAACCAGTCGcctgcccttcttcttccccgatTTTTGTGTCATTTCCCCCTTCCATTTTTGCCAAAGAAATGATTTGATCCTGTAGGCCCTGAAAAATGCAGGTATTACACCAcctatccctcccccaaactGTGGCCTAGAATCCAATGCCTCCCAGATCATCCTTTCATCATCAATGCCTCGGGTTGAATAGACATACGCTCCGTCCTTGATGACTCCGAAAATAAAGCAACTGCGGCGGCTTGCCCGAAAAAAGAGATCTTCTCAAGATTTGGTTTGGCGATAAAAAAAGAGAATGAACCcgcacctctccctcccccctctccccctttgtCGAAAGAAACGAAATGATATTTACGCCCCAATGATGCCCTCTTTTGATTTAATGCGCCATTCGCCGTGTCGGTGAAATGGGTAATGGTTGAATTCGATTGCTGCGGGAAATGGTTGTCGAAAATTGAGCAACAAGATGCCGAGGAATTCGGAAAGAAGAGATAAAGACGACGAATCGCAAGCTGCCAAAATTAAAATCCAGATGCATATTAGTTTTCGTAAAAAAGCTTTGCGAAAAAAATGGCCAGCGTGCATATCGAGCCCAAAATTTCGCGCAAACCCGGCTGCCAAGAACACGGGGGTGTTGTGTATTCAAGACGTCGGTTGCCAGAAAGGAGAATATGACCGAGTGGCGGCGAGGCGAGGGACCGAAGGAAGCCGCTCATAATATGACACACCCCCTGCGGCGCTCGCTTTGTGTGCGTCGGTATCGACTTTCCTTGGACTGGATGGTCGAATCGGCCCTCCTTGATTCGtacttgctgctgccggttGGCGAGAGGGGCTGGGAAGCGGCCTGGCGCTGTCTCCGGAGAATTCTAACCACATCGTAAAAGGCCTTGTCCACGTTGATATAGTTCTTGGCCGATGCCTCGACAAACTCGCATCCCAACTCGCGCGCCAGAGCGTGCCCTTCCTGTGTAGATACCTCGCGTTCCGCAATACGGTCGCTCTTGTTCCCCACAAGCATGATTGGCACGGGTGCCGCGGGGTTAGCCGCCGAGATAGGTGACCCTGGGTATGAAGGCGACGAGGCCGTCGACTCTTTTACTCTTTGGATCTGGTGGTGGAACCTCTTGATGCGTGTGAAGGACGAGCGGGACGAGATGCTGTACACTAGGATAAAGCCCTCGCCGTCTCGGATCCACTGGTCTCGCAGCGCTGTGTACTCTTCCTGCCCCGCCGTGTCCAACACCTCGAGCATGCAGGCTTGGTTGTCAATTACGGCTTGCTTTCGGTACGAGTCCTCAATAGTAGGGTCATACTAGGAAGGGAAGATTATGGGTTAGTCCAAGATGGCACAAGGGAGGGTGAACaagacaaaaacaaaacatacTGTCTCGACGAAGTGTTGCAAGCAGAGTTGGATAGTAAGAGCGGTCTTCCCCACGCCACCgtcccccagcaccaccagtTTGTATAGTACCATTTTGCCCGCCATTGTTGCGAATGTAGTATTGGGATGTAGTCGTAGTTAGCAGAGTTCTCGGGGGTGGTGCGAGGCTATCGAACGAGAAGGGGATGCGTGGGTGGAAACGGAGCAAGgctgggtgggtttggtggtgcgATGGATTTTGGCGGAAGAGAAGAGCACCGGCACCGGGCGGAGCTAGTCGCGCAGCTTAGAACTGGGCCGATGGAGAGGGGCGACCGACGGGAGAGACGCAGCACAAAAGGCACGGAAAACAAGGACTTAAGAGGTCGTTGTCACGGTAGGTAGTTGACGGGGATTGGTGCGTGCGTTgcggatgatggtggtgtagTAAGTGCGTGCGTGCGCTGCGTTGCCTGAGAGttcgggtggtggttgtggtgaaggGTAgatggtaggtaggtagtgaAGTACGCAGTGGATAGTGAAGCAAGTGTATACGAAGAGGTAGATAGATGCTCCGGCTCGGGACGGCAAAAAAACGCAGGCGGGGAACGTCTTTTGAAAAGACAAGAACTCGAGTGTGCAGttgggagaagagaggatAGATACCAGCAGCTACGGGTAACAGGACGGCGGTGGGCTGGCAGTGTTGAGTATGGAGCACCGAGCAATAGAATAgggagggcggcggtggagcaAACAGTATTGGAGTTCTCTGGTGGACAGATGCGGGCGGAAGTGGGCGGCTTTGCTTTTTTGGAGTCCCCTAACGCTTTAGGGTGGGATGGCTCGATGGGATATCGGGACCAACTCTTTGGCCACCCTGGACACTCGCGGCTGGAGGCTTCAGATCCGCGTGGTAGGGTCCCGGGTCTGAGAGATAAATCTTGATCTTGAAAGACAAAAAGATTATTTTTCTACCGAGTTCTTCTGAGGCCGCGGGGCAATCGGGGAAGTTTTGATGGAAACCGGCATGGGGTAGCAGTAATACCCCTCAAGAACAGCTTAATAAGAAAATCACAAGCAATCTGGAACCTCTCTCTCCAAATACCTGGAGGTTCCAGATCACCACACTGCCTTGGGCAATACCTGTCAACAAAGACTCGGTGGCCTGACCCCATATCCCATGGGCCCCATGATGGACAACCAGCATATGAGGGACCTGGATATCTCGCCAAACAAGTACATCCGGCGGGTCCGTTGAGCTGAGGCTGGGAAAGGTAAACAAAGGTAAACTGGACCTTTCCTCTCCTACCCGACCTTAACTCAATCCATTCACGGCACACAGTCCTGATGTTGGAGGACCGAGATTCAATGTCAGTGACCTCTCTGAGGTGCAGGACGCAGGTGCCTCGGACTGGCACGAGCGCACTCCCGCCTGCCACTAGAGTGCCCCACTCTCCACCACTGGCTGCCCGCAAGGCGAGCGGTCCTGTCTTCGCTCGACCGCCTGGGCCAGGCCTGTGTTCCGATGCAAGACAGATTGCAGAACATGACATCTCGCCAAGAACCATCAGACAGACCTCACCCCGAGAACTCTCGCCCTTGGCTGGCCGGCATTCGCAATTGCTAATCCGGGCCGGCATCAGGGCTAAAGACGTTAGACACATGCCAATACCCCCATTACCAGCCGGGGACAAAGTGTGGATAAAACAGTCGTGAGATTCAAACTTCTTAGGAATACAACAGCCCGGATGCTGGTGCCGACCCGTTGGCGCAACATGCTGCGGCCCTCAACCTTCCCTTCCTGCGGCCAGCACAGCATTGCCGTGGCCTCGAGTCTGCAGGGCACCAGAGCATAGAGCACCTCGGCAGCTTCAACTTGTCAGCCTCTCGCTCGCTATTGAGGTGTGTAAGCTTGCAGATGCAGATGACCAGGCGGTTGCCCGCAGCCCCGACCCATGTAATCCAATGTATTGGATACTTTGACGGCGGGACGATTGCGGGACAACCCCTCTCCTCACTCACTACATTCCCCAGGTCTCTGGAACAAAACCGGTACTCTCAACCAATCCCCAACATGGAATCCGTGCCgctttgtcttcttttccccctccaaTTGGGTTGCCACCGACATCGGGTTCTCTTGCGAGCAGACAAGTCTAGACGATTAGCCGCGCTCTACGGCTGTGTCGACGAATCTTGCGGCAAGCAAACAGTTGAGATCGATCCGAGGTTGGCGCCCATAAGTTTGTGACTTTTGCAATAAAGAACGGCAAGATCGCCGGGACGACACGGTGGTCACGGCGATCTCACGTCTACCTCTACGGCGGCCTTCATACGGACCGTGACACCCCCATACCTAACAGCAGCCGGTCTCGTCGCTCGGCCCGGGAGAAAGCCCTTTCGCCCAGGGCTGTCCGCGTGTACATGCCTCGGGGCGGCACCATGTCCAGACAGACACGAGATCGTGGCACAAAACAAATAGATTGCCAACTTACAGCGGTAAGCTCCCTCCCCGCTTCCCTAGCTTCGATTCCATGCAGACAGCGGAGCTCTCCGGCGTCAAACTATCTGCATCTACACTGCTGCTTCCCCGTCACACACTCTATCCCACGTGCAGCCTGCTTGTTCAAACGGGGCCATCATCCGCTGTTGTCGGGTGGGCTTTCCCTCAATAAATGTGTGGGCCTTTCTATCAAGTCTAACGCCTCCTGCTGTACGTCTGTACACTCACGATAATCGGTCTACCCTGTTGCAGGACGACCAAGTGTAACACTAAGTGCAGTTGGCCGGAGCCTCTTTGGATACTTTGCTTTGCCCCAGATTCCTGAGCATTGGGCTCTGATTTCTTTGAGACTAAATTCTGCTAACTGTTGTTGAATGAGAGCTGTCAGCATGTTTGTCCTCACGAGTACCATATATGACatatccctccccaaccaaacAAGGATATATCCCTCCTTGGCAAGCTCACGGGACCAGCTTTTAATGCGGGGACGCATAAATCAAGAGTCCATCGTCTCAGGGGCTGGCCTGTGAGCCTGTGATCCGACATGGGAGCTCCCGACGAGCCGCTTTTAGCACAGTACAACCCCGTCTGTCATATCACATCCCACATCACTTttactcttcctccccaaccaacctattcgccacctcctccaacccaccctTTCCGTCGTCAAGCCCAACCCAGAGATCCACCCACTCTTTTGCTTTGTCGTATCTCTGCTCGTCGCGACCCCATCTCTCTTCGTCTAGACGCTCGACGTAGACAGTTTTGAAGCCAAGTTTGTGTGCGGCGGCTAGATCTCCTAGGTGAGCCGCCGCCATGGCCACTTCTTTTGGCTCCAGGCCTAGCTTTTGGCATGCTCCGAGGTAGACGCTCGGGTGAGGTTTGTAAGCTTTGAAGTCCTCCGAGGAGCAAATCTCGTCATATCCCAGGTGGCCGTTTCTGTTCAGATCCTCCAAGCATGACTTGTTCCCGTCAGATAACATAGCCGTCTTGAACCTCTTTTTCAGTCTGGCGATCCCGGCAGCGGAATCGGGCCATGGTGTGAGCTCGTGCCAGGTTTGGACTAGGAGCTcgatttgggagggggagaaggtgtcGGGGGGGAGTGAGAAttcggtgaggagggcgggaagGGAGTCACGGTGGTGGGAGTCGGTTGTTTTAAAGGGattggaaggggaggggaggtagGAGCCGCAGAACTTGCCGTGGGAGAGGCGCCATTTGAGGGCGAAAAGGGGCCAGTCTACTTCTTTGAAGGTTGGAGGGGCTAGAGCAcggagggtggagatgatgtGAGGGCGCCAGTTTACTACTGTGCCGAAGATGTCGAAGGTGAGGGCTTTGACgccggtgagggaggggtcgggCATTGTGATGGTGGGTATTGGGGGTAATAATGGGTGGTGTGTGATGTGAAAAGGTGATGAGAAAGTCATAATCTGGTTTAAGAGTGAGTATAAGTGAGGGGAAGCCGGGAATGCCCGGAGGTGTAATGGTTGGTTGAGAGAGGCTGGTTCACGTCTTTGAGGGGATTGCATAGCGAACCTGAAGAGTAAAGATCAGCAATAGCAAAAGTCCTGTACAGTATATTGAGATTTATTATTCAGAGAATACTGGAAGTACCAGCATATGGGTTTATAACTTCATCACAGCTCAGCCAAACAATATTAACACCGAACCTGACAACACATGCTAAGTAGGTACCTACATACGCTACACAACGTAGCAAGTCAACAAGAAAATATTCAAAACGAAATAC
Proteins encoded in this window:
- the ras2 gene encoding RAS2 protein (COG:S; EggNog:ENOG503NW4A), translating into MAGKMVLYKLVVLGDGGVGKTALTIQLCLQHFVETYDPTIEDSYRKQAVIDNQACMLEVLDTAGQEEYTALRDQWIRDGEGFILVYSISSRSSFTRIKRFHHQIQRVKESTASSPSYPGSPISAANPAAPVPIMLVGNKSDRIAEREVSTQEGHALARELGCEFVEASAKNYINVDKAFYDVVRILRRQRQAASQPLSPTGSSKYESRRADSTIQSKESRYRRTQSERRRGCVIL
- a CDS encoding hypothetical protein (EggNog:ENOG503P33T; COG:S) — encoded protein: MTFSSPFHITHHPLLPPIPTITMPDPSLTGVKALTFDIFGTVVNWRPHIISTLRALAPPTFKEVDWPLFALKWRLSHGKFCGSYLPSPSNPFKTTDSHHRDSLPALLTEFSLPPDTFSPSQIELLVQTWHELTPWPDSAAGIARLKKRFKTAMLSDGNKSCLEDLNRNGHLGYDEICSSEDFKAYKPHPSVYLGACQKLGLEPKEVAMAAAHLGDLAAAHKLGFKTVYVERLDEERWGRDEQRYDKAKEWVDLWVGLDDGKGGLEEVANRLVGEEE